Within Myceligenerans xiligouense, the genomic segment ACGAGGTCTGGCTCTCGTTCGGCAGCCCGCACTACGTCACGCTCGACGTACCGTGAGGGGCGCGCTCCGAGGGGCGCCGGAACGATCGTGGCCCGGCGCACCGCTCACGCCGTGCGGGTCCCCGCTCACAGCGGGAACGCGCGGTAGAACTCCTCGATCACGTCGGCGGGCCCCACCGCCTGGAGCACGGCGGTGCCGTTGCGCCAGGTCATCGTGCGCCGCCCGGCATCGGCCCGGGTCAGCGCGTACTGCCCCACGACGTCGTCACCCACCTTCACGTCGCCCGACGCCTCGGCCTTCCCGGCAGCCTTCGTCAGTGCGTCCGCCGAACTCCTGGCCTCATCGGCACTCGGCCACTGGGTCGCCGTGACGACGACCCGCAGGTCCGTGCCGTCGGTGTAGGCGGCCTTCCAGCCCTCGGTGGCCTCGGACTCCTCCGCGGCCTCGGTCTCCGTCAGGTCCGTGAGCGCGAACTGCAGGACTGCGGACGGGAGCGCCCCCTGGAAGGCCGTCTCGCCCTCGGGGCGCTGCATCGACTTGACCGCGGGCGTCGGCGCCGGCGCCGTGACCGTGACGGTCGGCACCGGCTCGGGCTCCTCGGCATGCAGGAGACCTGGCCAGACGAGTCCCATGAACCCCAGGAGGGCCACCAGCACCAGCAGCGCGAGCACCCCGACCACGACGCGCCGCCGACGGTACACCGCCGGGGACCTACGGACCTGGGCCTTCGGCTCCTGCACCCGGCCGTCCGGTCCCGCGCTCTCGTGGGTCATGGTCCTCTCCCTGAGTGAGACGTCCCGCCGAGATCCGACGGCGCTACGAACCATATTGCGCGTGACCGACACTTGCGCGCAGGCGCGCGGTTCGCGGGCCGCGCCTCGCCGGCGATGTCGGCCACCCCGGGTACCGTCCCCCTCGTGGCGACGACGACTACCAAGCGGGCCAGGCCCGCGTACGCGTGCACCGAGTGCGGCTGGACCACCGTGAAGTGGGTCGGCCGCTGCGGGGAGTGCCAGGCCTGGGGCACGGTGACCGACTCCGCCCCCGCTCAGGCGGGCCCCCGGACCACCGCGGTCGCGCCGACGCGGTCCGCCGCCCGGCCGATCGCGGAGATCGACGTCGAGGCGGCGCGGGCCACACCGACGGGCGTGGGCGAGCTCGACCGGGTGCTGGGCGGCGGCCTCGTCCCGGGAGCCGTGGTGCTGCTCGCCGGCGAGCCCGGAGTGGGCAAGTCCACGCTGCTGCTCGCCGTGGCGAGCAATTTCGCGACCGGCCCCACCGGGACCGCCGGGACGCGAACGGGCGTGGCGCCCGGCGGCGCCGGGGCCCGGACGGTCCTGTACGTCACGGGCGAGGAGTCGGCCGGGCAGGTGCGGCTGCGCGCCGAACGGATCGGGGCCCTCGCCCCCAGCCTCCTGCTGGCCTCCGAGACGGACCTCGCCACGGTGCTCGGGCACGTCGAGGCGGCCGAGCCGGACCTGCTCATCGTCGACAGCGTGCAGACGATCGCGTCCACCGAGGTCGACGGCGCCCCGGGCGGGACCACCCAGGTCCGTGAGGTGGCGGCGGCACTCATCGCCGCGGCCAAGGAGCGCGGGGTGCCCGTGGTCCTGGTGGGGCACGTGACCAAGGACGGCACCATCGCGGGCCCGCGCACGCTGGAACACCTGGTCGACGTCGTCTGCCAGTTCGAGGGAGACCGGCACTCCCGGCTCCGCATGGTGCGCGCGGTGAAGAACCGCTACGGCCCCACCGACGAGGTCGGCTGCTTCGACCTGTCGGAGCACGGGATCGTCGGCCTGCCCGACCCGTCCGGCCTGTTCCTCTCCCACACGGGCGCGGCCGCGCCCGGAAGCTGCGTCACCGTGACGCTCGAGGGGCGCCGCCCGCTCGCCGTCGAGCTCCAGTCGCTCGTGGCTCCGAGCCCTCTGTCCAACCCGCGCCGTGCCACCAGCGGCGTCGACTCCAGCCGCCTCGCGATGATCCTCGCCGTACTGCACCGGCACGCGGGGCTCCGGGTGGCCGACCAGGACGTCTACGTCTCGACGGTCGGTGGCGCGCGCGTCACCGAGCCCGCGGCGGACCTCGCCGCCGCGCTCGCCCTGGTCTCGGCCCGGACCGAGGAGCCGCTGCCGCCCGCCACGATCGCCGTCGGGGAGGTCGGGCTCGCGGGCGACATCCGGCCGGTCACCGGGCTGGAACGGCGGCTCGGCGAGGTCGCGCGGCTGGGCTACCGGCGAGCGGTGGTCCCCGCCGGGACCGGCATGACCGCACCGGAGGGGATGGAACTGCTGGAGGCGCAGCACATCCGCGAGGCGATGGGCCTGGCGCACGCCACAGGTGACCAGTAGGGTGAAAAAACTCGTACGCCTCGGCAGCAGCAGTCATACTCCGCTCACGTCACGGCTTTGAAACAAACGGCTGCCGAGGCAACATCCGACGTAGGATTTCTCCGTGGCCACGACACCGACGGAAGCCGAAGAACTTCTCCGCGAGACCCTGGCCGCCGTCGCGCCCGGAACCGAGCTGCGTGACGGGCTCGAACGCATCCTGCGAGGCCGCACGGGCGCCCTCATCGTGTTCGGTCTCGACGAGTCGGTCGAGGGCATGTGCTCCGGCGGATTCGAACTCGACGTGGAGTTCTCGGCGACCCGTCTGCGCGAGTTGTCCAAGATGGACGGCGCGGTGGTCCTCGACCGCACGGCCGGCCGCATCCGCCGCGCGGCCGTCCAGCTCCTGCCGGATCCCACCATCGAGACGTCCGAGTCCGGCACGCGACACCGCACCGCCCAGCGGGTCTCCAAGCAGACCGGCTTCCCGGTGATCTCGGTGAGCCAGTCGATGCGGATCGTCGCCCTCTACGTGGGTGGCAAGCGGCACGTGCTCGAGGACTCGGACACGATCCTCGGCCGCGCGAACCAGGCACTGGCCACGCTGGAGCGCTATCGCGCCCGCCTCGACGAGGTGTCCGGGACCCTGTCG encodes:
- the radA gene encoding DNA repair protein RadA gives rise to the protein MSATPGTVPLVATTTTKRARPAYACTECGWTTVKWVGRCGECQAWGTVTDSAPAQAGPRTTAVAPTRSAARPIAEIDVEAARATPTGVGELDRVLGGGLVPGAVVLLAGEPGVGKSTLLLAVASNFATGPTGTAGTRTGVAPGGAGARTVLYVTGEESAGQVRLRAERIGALAPSLLLASETDLATVLGHVEAAEPDLLIVDSVQTIASTEVDGAPGGTTQVREVAAALIAAAKERGVPVVLVGHVTKDGTIAGPRTLEHLVDVVCQFEGDRHSRLRMVRAVKNRYGPTDEVGCFDLSEHGIVGLPDPSGLFLSHTGAAAPGSCVTVTLEGRRPLAVELQSLVAPSPLSNPRRATSGVDSSRLAMILAVLHRHAGLRVADQDVYVSTVGGARVTEPAADLAAALALVSARTEEPLPPATIAVGEVGLAGDIRPVTGLERRLGEVARLGYRRAVVPAGTGMTAPEGMELLEAQHIREAMGLAHATGDQ